One genomic segment of Odocoileus virginianus isolate 20LAN1187 ecotype Illinois chromosome 33, Ovbor_1.2, whole genome shotgun sequence includes these proteins:
- the LOC110141301 gene encoding interleukin-9 receptor-like isoform X1 translates to MVGAGPLSPPLGQPPRSVLVVSDVGGLCQPPALGSRHWSVQLSPESGRGTLLQVQGRLGDKPPAGLGSITPAMGAGSCIWRGWTLQSEVLMREAGTCFLLCAWLGLGVPVLGDRGGPGPGAFTCYNNNILRIECRWPGPAPGQGAGSWLLFTSNLALGSEHKCVFWAGVCTVELPPEEVLVPADNFTITFHRHVSGKEQVSLVDPQYLPRRHVKLDPPLDLQSNVSSEHCVLTWSISPALEPLATLLSYELAFKRQEEAWEWARHKDHIVGVTWLKLEAAELDPSSAYEARLRVQMATLEGEVAEEEQYDGVWSDWSQPACFATPPRRGGLVPALGQADSTLVAVSIFLLLSSLTYLLFKLSPRMKTALYQDVPSPGPFFQPLYSVHNGDFQTWIGACGAGPQAGQDCVGPPRGALLEARVREAVALLHCDPADAWPSAGLEEEVGPGPGLPAGVLPAGHGEQAAPSPAYLPQEDRASASAGHPWLAPPQCEGSSGDYCALDCSVGS, encoded by the exons ATGGTGGGTGCTGGTCCCCTCTCGCCCCCCTTAGGCCAGCCGCCGCGCTCTGTGCTCGTGGTTTCAGATGTGGGCGGCCTGTGTCAGCCTCCCGCGCTAGGCTCACGTCACTGGTCGGTGCAGTTATCTCCTGAATCAGGCAGAGGGACTTTGCTGCAAGTGCAGGGGCGGCTGGGTGACAAGCCACCTGCAGGTCTCGGGAGCATCACGCCTGCCATGGGCGCCGGCAGCTGCATCTGGAGAG GTTGGACCTTGCAGAGTGAAGTTCTGATGCGAGAGGCGGGCACTTGCTTCCTGCTCTGCGCCTGGCTCGGCCTGGGGGTCCCTGTCCTGGGGGACAGAGGAG GGCCAGGGCCTGGGGCTTTCACCTGCTACAATAACAACATCCTCAGGATTGAGTGCCGCTGGCCTGGCCCAGCGCCAGGCCAGGGAGCCggctcctggctgctcttcaCCAG CAACCTCGCGCTGGGCAGCGAGCACAAGTGTGTCTTCTGGGCTGGCGTTTGCACCGTGGAGCTGCCACCCGAGGAGGTCCTTGTGCCTGCTGACAACTTCACCATCACCTTCCACCGCCACGTCTCTGGGAAGGAGCAGGTCAGCCTGGTGGATCCACAGTATCTGCCCCGGAGACACG TGAAGCTGGACCCCCCCTTGGACTTGCAGAGCAACGTCAGCTCTGAGCACTGTGTCCTGACCTGGAGCATCAGTCCTGCCTTGGAGCCGCTGGCCACGCTCCTCAGCTATGAGCTGGCCTtcaagaggcaggaggaagcctGGGAG TGGGCTCGGCACAAGGATCACATCGTTGGGGTGACCTGGCTCAAACTTGAAGCTGCCGAGTTGGACCCCAGTTCTGCCTATGAGGCCCGGCTGCGCGTCCAGATGGCCACCCTAGAGGGCGAGGTGGCGGAGGAGGAGCAATATGACGGCGTGTGGAGTGACTGGAGCCAGCCTGCCTGCTTTGCCACCCCCCCGAGACGAG GTGGCCTGGTCCCTGCTCTGGGGCAGGCCGACAGCACCCTGGTCGCTGTGTCCATCTTCCTCCTGCTGAGCAGCCTGACCTACTTACTGTTCAAACTGTCGCCCAG GATGAAGACAGCCTTGTACCAGGACGTGCCATCCCCAGGCCCATTCTTCCAGCCTCTGTACAGCGTGCACAACGGGGACTTCCAG ACCTGGATAGGGGCCTGCGGAGCCGGCCCACAGGCAGGCCAGGACTGTGTTGGCCCCCCACGAGGAGCCCTCCTGGAGGCCCGAGTCCGGGAGGCCGTTGCTTTGCTGCACTGTGACCCAGCGGACGCCTGGCCGTCGGcgggcctggaggaggaggtcGGCCCTGGGCCCGGGCTCCCAGCAGGTGTGCTGCCAGCGGGACACGGGGAGCAGGCGGCGCCGTCGCCCGCCTACCTGCCTCAGGAGGACCGGGCCTCTGCCTCTGCCGGCCACCCCTGGCTGGCGCCCCCCCAGTGTGAGGGTAGCAGCGGTGACTACTGCGCCCTGGACTGCTCTGTGGGGAGCTGA
- the LOC110141301 gene encoding interleukin-9 receptor-like isoform X3: MVGAGPLSPPLGQPPRSVLVVSDVGGLCQPPALGSRHWSVQLSPESGRGTLLQVQGRLGDKPPAGLGSITPAMGAGSCIWRGPGPGAFTCYNNNILRIECRWPGPAPGQGAGSWLLFTSNLALGSEHKCVFWAGVCTVELPPEEVLVPADNFTITFHRHVSGKEQVSLVDPQYLPRRHVKLDPPLDLQSNVSSEHCVLTWSISPALEPLATLLSYELAFKRQEEAWEWARHKDHIVGVTWLKLEAAELDPSSAYEARLRVQMATLEGEVAEEEQYDGVWSDWSQPACFATPPRRGGLVPALGQADSTLVAVSIFLLLSSLTYLLFKLSPRMKTALYQDVPSPGPFFQPLYSVHNGDFQTWIGACGAGPQAGQDCVGPPRGALLEARVREAVALLHCDPADAWPSAGLEEEVGPGPGLPAGVLPAGHGEQAAPSPAYLPQEDRASASAGHPWLAPPQCEGSSGDYCALDCSVGS; encoded by the exons ATGGTGGGTGCTGGTCCCCTCTCGCCCCCCTTAGGCCAGCCGCCGCGCTCTGTGCTCGTGGTTTCAGATGTGGGCGGCCTGTGTCAGCCTCCCGCGCTAGGCTCACGTCACTGGTCGGTGCAGTTATCTCCTGAATCAGGCAGAGGGACTTTGCTGCAAGTGCAGGGGCGGCTGGGTGACAAGCCACCTGCAGGTCTCGGGAGCATCACGCCTGCCATGGGCGCCGGCAGCTGCATCTGGAGAG GGCCAGGGCCTGGGGCTTTCACCTGCTACAATAACAACATCCTCAGGATTGAGTGCCGCTGGCCTGGCCCAGCGCCAGGCCAGGGAGCCggctcctggctgctcttcaCCAG CAACCTCGCGCTGGGCAGCGAGCACAAGTGTGTCTTCTGGGCTGGCGTTTGCACCGTGGAGCTGCCACCCGAGGAGGTCCTTGTGCCTGCTGACAACTTCACCATCACCTTCCACCGCCACGTCTCTGGGAAGGAGCAGGTCAGCCTGGTGGATCCACAGTATCTGCCCCGGAGACACG TGAAGCTGGACCCCCCCTTGGACTTGCAGAGCAACGTCAGCTCTGAGCACTGTGTCCTGACCTGGAGCATCAGTCCTGCCTTGGAGCCGCTGGCCACGCTCCTCAGCTATGAGCTGGCCTtcaagaggcaggaggaagcctGGGAG TGGGCTCGGCACAAGGATCACATCGTTGGGGTGACCTGGCTCAAACTTGAAGCTGCCGAGTTGGACCCCAGTTCTGCCTATGAGGCCCGGCTGCGCGTCCAGATGGCCACCCTAGAGGGCGAGGTGGCGGAGGAGGAGCAATATGACGGCGTGTGGAGTGACTGGAGCCAGCCTGCCTGCTTTGCCACCCCCCCGAGACGAG GTGGCCTGGTCCCTGCTCTGGGGCAGGCCGACAGCACCCTGGTCGCTGTGTCCATCTTCCTCCTGCTGAGCAGCCTGACCTACTTACTGTTCAAACTGTCGCCCAG GATGAAGACAGCCTTGTACCAGGACGTGCCATCCCCAGGCCCATTCTTCCAGCCTCTGTACAGCGTGCACAACGGGGACTTCCAG ACCTGGATAGGGGCCTGCGGAGCCGGCCCACAGGCAGGCCAGGACTGTGTTGGCCCCCCACGAGGAGCCCTCCTGGAGGCCCGAGTCCGGGAGGCCGTTGCTTTGCTGCACTGTGACCCAGCGGACGCCTGGCCGTCGGcgggcctggaggaggaggtcGGCCCTGGGCCCGGGCTCCCAGCAGGTGTGCTGCCAGCGGGACACGGGGAGCAGGCGGCGCCGTCGCCCGCCTACCTGCCTCAGGAGGACCGGGCCTCTGCCTCTGCCGGCCACCCCTGGCTGGCGCCCCCCCAGTGTGAGGGTAGCAGCGGTGACTACTGCGCCCTGGACTGCTCTGTGGGGAGCTGA
- the LOC110141301 gene encoding interleukin-9 receptor-like isoform X2: protein MVGAGPLSPPLGQPPRSVLVVSDVGGLCQPPALGSRHWSVQLSPESGRGTLLQVQGRLGDKPPAGLGSITPAMGAGSCIWRGWTLQSEVLMREAGTCFLLCAWLGLGVPVLGDRGGPGPGAFTCYNNNILRIECRWPGPAPGQGAGSWLLFTSEHKCVFWAGVCTVELPPEEVLVPADNFTITFHRHVSGKEQVSLVDPQYLPRRHVKLDPPLDLQSNVSSEHCVLTWSISPALEPLATLLSYELAFKRQEEAWEWARHKDHIVGVTWLKLEAAELDPSSAYEARLRVQMATLEGEVAEEEQYDGVWSDWSQPACFATPPRRGGLVPALGQADSTLVAVSIFLLLSSLTYLLFKLSPRMKTALYQDVPSPGPFFQPLYSVHNGDFQTWIGACGAGPQAGQDCVGPPRGALLEARVREAVALLHCDPADAWPSAGLEEEVGPGPGLPAGVLPAGHGEQAAPSPAYLPQEDRASASAGHPWLAPPQCEGSSGDYCALDCSVGS, encoded by the exons ATGGTGGGTGCTGGTCCCCTCTCGCCCCCCTTAGGCCAGCCGCCGCGCTCTGTGCTCGTGGTTTCAGATGTGGGCGGCCTGTGTCAGCCTCCCGCGCTAGGCTCACGTCACTGGTCGGTGCAGTTATCTCCTGAATCAGGCAGAGGGACTTTGCTGCAAGTGCAGGGGCGGCTGGGTGACAAGCCACCTGCAGGTCTCGGGAGCATCACGCCTGCCATGGGCGCCGGCAGCTGCATCTGGAGAG GTTGGACCTTGCAGAGTGAAGTTCTGATGCGAGAGGCGGGCACTTGCTTCCTGCTCTGCGCCTGGCTCGGCCTGGGGGTCCCTGTCCTGGGGGACAGAGGAG GGCCAGGGCCTGGGGCTTTCACCTGCTACAATAACAACATCCTCAGGATTGAGTGCCGCTGGCCTGGCCCAGCGCCAGGCCAGGGAGCCggctcctggctgctcttcaCCAG CGAGCACAAGTGTGTCTTCTGGGCTGGCGTTTGCACCGTGGAGCTGCCACCCGAGGAGGTCCTTGTGCCTGCTGACAACTTCACCATCACCTTCCACCGCCACGTCTCTGGGAAGGAGCAGGTCAGCCTGGTGGATCCACAGTATCTGCCCCGGAGACACG TGAAGCTGGACCCCCCCTTGGACTTGCAGAGCAACGTCAGCTCTGAGCACTGTGTCCTGACCTGGAGCATCAGTCCTGCCTTGGAGCCGCTGGCCACGCTCCTCAGCTATGAGCTGGCCTtcaagaggcaggaggaagcctGGGAG TGGGCTCGGCACAAGGATCACATCGTTGGGGTGACCTGGCTCAAACTTGAAGCTGCCGAGTTGGACCCCAGTTCTGCCTATGAGGCCCGGCTGCGCGTCCAGATGGCCACCCTAGAGGGCGAGGTGGCGGAGGAGGAGCAATATGACGGCGTGTGGAGTGACTGGAGCCAGCCTGCCTGCTTTGCCACCCCCCCGAGACGAG GTGGCCTGGTCCCTGCTCTGGGGCAGGCCGACAGCACCCTGGTCGCTGTGTCCATCTTCCTCCTGCTGAGCAGCCTGACCTACTTACTGTTCAAACTGTCGCCCAG GATGAAGACAGCCTTGTACCAGGACGTGCCATCCCCAGGCCCATTCTTCCAGCCTCTGTACAGCGTGCACAACGGGGACTTCCAG ACCTGGATAGGGGCCTGCGGAGCCGGCCCACAGGCAGGCCAGGACTGTGTTGGCCCCCCACGAGGAGCCCTCCTGGAGGCCCGAGTCCGGGAGGCCGTTGCTTTGCTGCACTGTGACCCAGCGGACGCCTGGCCGTCGGcgggcctggaggaggaggtcGGCCCTGGGCCCGGGCTCCCAGCAGGTGTGCTGCCAGCGGGACACGGGGAGCAGGCGGCGCCGTCGCCCGCCTACCTGCCTCAGGAGGACCGGGCCTCTGCCTCTGCCGGCCACCCCTGGCTGGCGCCCCCCCAGTGTGAGGGTAGCAGCGGTGACTACTGCGCCCTGGACTGCTCTGTGGGGAGCTGA
- the POLR3K gene encoding DNA-directed RNA polymerase III subunit RPC10: protein MLLFCPGCGNGLIVEEGQRCHRFACNTCPYVHNVTRKVTNRKYPKLKEVDDVLGGAAAWENVDSTAEPCPKCEHPRAYFMQLQTRSADEPMTTFYKCCNAQCGHRWRD, encoded by the exons ATGCTGCTCTTCTGCCCGGGCTGCGGGAACGGGCTGATCGTCGAGGAGGGGCAGCGCTGCCACCGCTTCGCCTGCAACACCTGCCCCTATGTGCACAACGTCACGCGCAAG GTAACAAATCGGAAGTATCCAAAGCTGAAAGAAGTGGACGATGTGCTTGGTGGAGCAGCTGCCTGGGAGAATGTTGACTCTACTGCAG AGCCGTGTCCCAAGTGTGAACATCCTCGAGCCTATTTCATGCAGCTTCAGACCCGCTCTGCAGATGAGCCCATGACCACCTTCTACAAGTGCTGCAACGCCCAGTGTGGACACCGATGGCGGGACTGA